Proteins encoded together in one Meles meles chromosome 7, mMelMel3.1 paternal haplotype, whole genome shotgun sequence window:
- the LOC123947096 gene encoding proton-transporting V-type ATPase complex assembly regulator TMEM9-like — translation MKLLCLVAVVGCLLLPPAQANKSSEDIRCKCICPPYRNISGHIYNQNVSQKDCNCLHVVEPMPVPGHDVEAYCLLCECKYEERSTTTIKVIVVIYLSVVGALLLYMAFLMLVDPLIRKPDAYTEQLHNEEENEDARSAAATTASLGGPRANTVLERVEGAQ, via the coding sequence ATGAAGCTCCTATGTTTGGTGGCCGTGGTCGGGTGCTTGCTGTTGCCCCCAGCCCAAGCCAACAAGAGCTCTGAAGACATCCGTTGCAAATGCATCTGTCCGCCATACAGAAACATCAGTGGGCACATTTACAACCAGAATGTGTCACAGAAGGACTGCAACTGCCTGCACGTGGTGGAGCCCATGCCGGTGCCCGGCCACGATGTGGAGGCCTACTGCCTGCTGTGTGAGTGCAAGTACGAGGAGCGGAGCACCACCACCATCAAGGTCATCGTTGTCATCTACCTGTCAGTGGTGGGGGCCCTCTTGCTCTACATGGCCTTCCTGATGCTGGTGGACCCTCTCATTCGGAAGCCGGATGCGTACACTGAGCAGCTGCACAATGAGGAAGAGAATGAGGATGCCCGCTCTGCAGCGGCCACCACTGCCTCCCTGGGGGGTCCTCGCGCAAACACCGTCCTGGAGCGCGTGGAAGGCGCGCAGTAG